Below is a genomic region from Pantanalinema sp..
ACGCGCCTTCGACGTCGCAAGCGAGGTGGTCTCGTCATGCCCATGCGCCGCATGCTTCTACGCATGTCCCGGGCGGCCACGATCCTCGCGATCGCGGGTTGCACCCAGCGCGCGCTGCCTGACGCCGGCCTGATCGCGCCCCCGAGCGCGATCCCCGTCGTCGAGGCCCCACCCGGGCCGGCGCCCCCTGCACCCGGGGCGATCCCCGTCCCGCTCGATCCATGCCGCTTCATCGCCTTCACCGCCTGCCGCGAAAACCGGGGCAAGGCCTTCGGCGGCCTCTTCCTGTGGGACGAGGCCGTCCAGGACATCTACCTGCTCGGCGGGGCGCTGGCGGGCCTTCCGCTCGATGACGACTGCGACGGGCTGGACGCCCTCTGTCCGCGCGCCCTGATCGACGGCCGGGTGCTGTTCAGCCTGGGGGGGACGATCTACCTGTGGGAGCCCCTGACCGAGACGCGTGCCACCGTCGCCCTCGACGCCCGCGCCGACCACGGCGGCCCCCGCGCCCGCATCAGCATGGACGGCCGGCTCTTGGCCTACGTGAGCCACAAGGGCACCGTCGTCCTCAAGGAGACCGACGGCGCCTACTTCACCAAGACGCGCGAGCTCACCAAGATCGCCGCCGAGGCCGAGGCCCGCTCCCGCTCGGGAGGGGACGGGGTGATCGAGGACCTGGATCTCTCGGGCGACGGGCGGTGGCTGGTGCTCGTCCTCGACGGCATCCTCTACCTCTACGACGTCCTGAGCACCCGCCTCGCCCAGCTCCTGCCTCTTGGCGGCGAAGCCCTCGCGCTCGACGGCGGTAGGCTTTTGGAGGTCGCGATCTCCCTGGACGGTCGCTTCATCGCCTTCGTCGCCGGCGCGCGGCTCCTGGTGCTCGATCGCGCGAGCGGCATGCTCGACGCGGTCCCGTACGCCAACCTCGGCCTCGGCCTGGACGCGCAAGTGAACTGCCCGGCGGTCCCCCGCTTCTGCGGCGACGGGCGCGGCCTGCTGTTCGCGCTCGTGGCGGGCGGCCGGCGCTGGATCCTGAAGTACGACGTCATCGACGAGACCCTGCGCGGCATGACCCTCCTCAACAACGCCCTGGGCGCCCTGCCCCGGGTTTAAAGCCTTCGGCGAAAAGCTTCACCCACCTTTAAGAGAGAGATTCCCCCGGACCGGGAATAGAACCCTTGTCTGCTGTGAGAGGGTCCCCCCCGCATGAACGTCTCCTCCTTCTCCACCACCCTCACCCTGTCCCGCACGCCCCGCCCCGCCCAGGAGGCGAAGCCGGCGGCGACGGCGGAGCGCGCCGCCGAGAAGCCGCGCAGCGTCATCGACAACCTGGTGACCACCAACAAGGCCATGGTCGAGCAGATCGGCGAGGATGTGGCGAGCGTGGTCTCGAACCCGGTGGGCGCCCTCAAGACCATGGTCCAGGGCATGTTCCATCCCCTGCTGCACCCGGTGGAGACCGTGCGCGAAGCCGTCGAGGGCATCAAGGCGGAGCCGGTGAAAGGCACCGTCGAGGCTTTCTCGACCGCCACCGGCGTCGCCTTCGTGGGCTCGGTGGTCCTGACGGCCCTCGCCGTCCTCGCCGCGCCCCTGACGGGCGGCGCGAGCCTCGCGGTGGCCTCGGGGGCGATGGCCTTCGGCAACGTGATCGCCTACGCCTGCATCGCGGCCAACACCGTGGGCATCCTCATGCACCAGGTGCGCGGCGCCATGGCCGACACCGAGGAGGAAGCCAAGCAGGAAGGCAAGGACATGGCGGCCTACGTCGAGGACCAGGCCCTGCTCGCCGCCACCTGGGTGCTGGGCGACGCGGCCCAGGCCAAGTTCTTCCCCGACAAGCCCAACCTCCCGGGCCTCAAGGCCCGCCCCGCGAACGGCTGGCTCCTCAACAACGGCATCGGCATGACGGGGGTCTACGACGAGCCCCCCGAACAGCAGGCCGCCGCCGCGCCGCGCCGGGACAACGGCAAGAGCGATCGCCTCGAGCTCTCCATCGGGGCGAAGCAATCCTTCGGCGCCCCCCGGAGCTCCTTGGCCTGAGCGCGGACTTATAGCCCGCCCGGCTTCACCCCCATGAGGGGGAACGCGATGCCGAAGCAGGCGACCAGAACCAGCACCAGCCCGATGAGGTTGAGCCAGGCGCCCGCCTTGGTGATCTGCGGCACCGTGACGTGGCCGGTGGCGAGCGCCAGCGCATTCGGCGGCGTGGCGGCAGGGAGCATGAAGCCCAGCGAGGTGGCGAGCGCGACCGGGAGCATGAGGTAGAGGGGGCCCTCGCCGAGACTCACGGCCAAAGGACCCGCCAGCGGCAGCAAGAGCGCGGCGGTGGCCGTGTTGGAGGCGAACTCCGAGAGCAGCACGCAGACGGCGCAGACCAGCACGACGAGCGCGAGGCCCGGGACGTCCCCCATCCCGCCGACTCCCTTGATCAGAAGGGCGTCGAGACCGGTCGCCCGGATGCCGTCCGCCAGGCACATCCCTCCGCCGAACAGCAGGATGATGTCCCAGGGAATCTTGCCGCCCGTCTCCCAGTCGAGGGCGAAGCGCACGGGGCGCAAGGCGAGAGGCACCATGAAGAGGGCGAGAGCGCCCGCCATGGCGACGGTGCCGTCGCCGATCCCGGGCAGCCACCGGTCGAGGCCCACCGTCACGCCCCAGAAGGTGCGAGACTCCCGGAAGATCCAGCCGAGGGCCGTCAGGAGGAAGACGGCCCCCACGAACCACTCCTCGCGCCGAACGGGCCCGAGCTCCCGTCGCTGGGCGACGATCGCCTCGCGCCCGACCGAGAGGCGATCGCCCCTCAGCGGGAAGAGGAAGACGGTCAGGAGGACCCAGGCGATCGCCGTGAAGACGATCACCAGCGGGACCCCCATCATCATCCAGGCGCCGAAATCGATGCTCACCTGGTAGAGGCGCTGCGCCGTGCTTATCAGGAGCAGGTTGGGGGTCGAGCCGATCGGAGTGCCCATGCCGCCCACGGTGGCGGCCGTGGAGATGCCGAGGACCATCGCCGCCCTGAAGGCGCCTGCCTCCGAGGGGGCGAGTTTCAGGACGGAGAGGCCGATGGGCATCATCAGGAGGGCGGCGGCCGTGTTGGAGACCCACATCGAGAGAAAGGCCGTCGCGGCCATCAACCCGGCGACCAGGCGTCGCTGCGAGGTGCCCAGCCATCCGAGGATCCCGAGGGCGAGGCGGCCATGCAGCCCCCAGCGCTCGATCCCGTTGGCCAGCACGAAGCCGCCGATGAAGAGGAAGACCATGTCGTTGGCGTAGGCCCCCGCGGCCTCGGCGGGCGAGAGGATGCCCAGCGCGGGCAGGAGCACGATGGGCAGCAGGGCGGTGGCGGCCAGGGGCACCTGGGCGCCGACCCAGAGGATCGCCATGGTGACGCTCAGGGCGGCGACCGCGCGCATCCCGGGGGTCATCCCGCCCGGAGCGGGCCCCCACAGCAGCAGCGCGAGCACCGGGAGGATCGAAAGGCGGCCCATCCACCCCAGGATCCCCCGCGCATTGACCAAGATTCCAGCCACGGCACATCTCCCACCGGACCAAGCGGCCCTCGGGCCATGGTACCTCATGACGGCCTCCTGCGCCGATCTTGCCATTGACCCGCCGAACCGACGGTCGTAACATGACGGCGAGCAGCAGACGGAAGGAGGCGCTCATGATCAACGCCGTCGAGTTCATCCACCCCATCGACCGCGAGCGCCTGCACGGCACCGGGGATCCCTGCGACCCGCGCCACGACTTCTCGCCGGAGGTGCAGGGCCTGATCGACGAGCTCTCCGCGATGCTCCGGGCGGCCAAGACCTCGGACGAGGCCTTCGAGCTGCTCGTCGATCACCTGGGGCCCCTGCTCCCCTTCGACCGCATCGCCTTCTCCGTGATCGACCCGGCCACCCAGACCCTCGCGGCGAACCGCCTCCTCTCCAACCACCCCGTCGTGTGGCACTCCGAGGGGGTCCACCTGGACTGGGGCTCGAGCCTCGGGCCGCTGATGAGCGAGGGAGCGATCCGGATCATCCACGACCTCAAGCACTACCAGCGCCTCCGGCCGTCCTCCGAGGCGACCAGGGCCCTGCTCCAGGAGGGGATGCGCAGCAGCCTGGCGGTCCCGCTCTACCACGACGGGGAGCCCCTGGGGTTCCTCTTCCTCACGAGCGCGGCCCCCGAGGCCTACACGACGCAGCACGCGGGGGTGGCCATCGCGCTGGCGCCGGTCATGGGTCAGGCACTCGGAAAGCCCCCCGAGGAGTTGTAAAGAACGCCGAGGCTCGGTAAGATCGTCGCCATGGCCCGGAAGACGCATCTTTGCTTCGATTCGCACATCGGGCGCCTCAAGCCGGAGAACATCCGCAACCGTGAGGCGTCCTGCCCGCTGTGCGATCGCGACCAGCTCTCCGAGATCCTGGCCGAAGAGGGCCCGATCATCTGGGTCAAGAACAAGTTTCCCGTCCTGAAGGAGGCCTTCCAGACGGTGCTCAT
It encodes:
- a CDS encoding DASS family sodium-coupled anion symporter produces the protein MAGILVNARGILGWMGRLSILPVLALLLWGPAPGGMTPGMRAVAALSVTMAILWVGAQVPLAATALLPIVLLPALGILSPAEAAGAYANDMVFLFIGGFVLANGIERWGLHGRLALGILGWLGTSQRRLVAGLMAATAFLSMWVSNTAAALLMMPIGLSVLKLAPSEAGAFRAAMVLGISTAATVGGMGTPIGSTPNLLLISTAQRLYQVSIDFGAWMMMGVPLVIVFTAIAWVLLTVFLFPLRGDRLSVGREAIVAQRRELGPVRREEWFVGAVFLLTALGWIFRESRTFWGVTVGLDRWLPGIGDGTVAMAGALALFMVPLALRPVRFALDWETGGKIPWDIILLFGGGMCLADGIRATGLDALLIKGVGGMGDVPGLALVVLVCAVCVLLSEFASNTATAALLLPLAGPLAVSLGEGPLYLMLPVALATSLGFMLPAATPPNALALATGHVTVPQITKAGAWLNLIGLVLVLVACFGIAFPLMGVKPGGL
- a CDS encoding GAF domain-containing protein gives rise to the protein MINAVEFIHPIDRERLHGTGDPCDPRHDFSPEVQGLIDELSAMLRAAKTSDEAFELLVDHLGPLLPFDRIAFSVIDPATQTLAANRLLSNHPVVWHSEGVHLDWGSSLGPLMSEGAIRIIHDLKHYQRLRPSSEATRALLQEGMRSSLAVPLYHDGEPLGFLFLTSAAPEAYTTQHAGVAIALAPVMGQALGKPPEEL